The following coding sequences lie in one Rutidosis leptorrhynchoides isolate AG116_Rl617_1_P2 chromosome 6, CSIRO_AGI_Rlap_v1, whole genome shotgun sequence genomic window:
- the LOC139855071 gene encoding uncharacterized protein, which yields MRIARELGIKHLDAYIDSQVVANKVNGLFGAHEASMPQYMELVHELANEFEAFKLTKVPRGQNKKADALSKLAALAFDHLHKDVWVEVLTEKSIDEKLTVAPIEEENPNWMTPLVKFLAEGELPMDEKEARKIRMKAPMYDLIDGVLYRKSFLGPSLLCIGPNQAKEVLREVHEGSCALHSGFRTIDAKVMRIGYYWPTIHSDAAEVVRTCQSCQQHAPISRAPRYPMIPITAACPFSKWAIDIVGPITACSVFTLSLLAQGE from the exons ATGCGTATAGCGCGGGAGTTGGGAATAAAACACTTGGATGCATATATAGACTCGCAGGTGGTCGCTAACAAGGTTAATGGGTTATTTGGGGCGCATGAAGCCTCTATGCCGCAATACATGGAATTAGTACACGAACTGGCAAACGAGTTCGAGGCTTTTAAGTTGACGAAGGTACCTAGGGGACAAAATAAGAAAGCAGATGCGCTCAGCAAACTGGCTGCGCTGGCTTTTGATCATCTACATAAAGACGTATGGGTTGAAGTGCTAACAGAAAAGTCAATAGATGAAAAGTTAACTGTTGCGCCCATCGAGGAAGAAAACCCGAACTGGATGACACCATTGGTGAAATTCTTAGCTGAGGGTGAACTTCCAATGGACGAAAAAGAAGCGCGAAAGATTCGCATGAAAGCTCCTATGTATGATTTAATTGATGGTGTCTTGTATAGGAAGTCTTTTTTGGGGCCCAGTTTATTGTGCATTGGACCTAATCAGGCTAAAGAAGTACTTCGGGAAGTTCATGAAGGATCCTGCGCTTTGCATTCAGGGTTCAGAACTATTGATGCAAAGGTGATGCGGATAGGGTATTATTGGCCCACCATTCACAGTGATGCAGCGGAAGTAGTAAGGACGTGCCAGTCATGCCAACAGCATGCGCCAATAAGTCGGGCACCGCGATATCCTATGATACCAATAACGGCAGCATGTCCGTTTAGCAAATGGGCCATCGACATTGTTGGCCCAATCACCGCGTGCTCAG TATTTACATTATCATTACTTGCTCAGGGGGAATAA